GTCACTGGGAGGAATTCGCCTGGATCTGTCGATTATGGTCCTGCTTTTCATCGTCTTCATCTTGATGTCGATCGTGGGCAGGCTCGGGCAACCGGTAGCCCCGGTGTGACAGAATGGGCCGTGAAGTAGCTTGCTAGATCTGCTAGATCTCCAAAAGACGCGTGAAGGGATCCTTCCATGCCGCTGACTCCAGCCGATGTGCACAACGTCGCGTTCAGCAAACCGCCGATCGGGAAGCGCGGCTACAACGAGGATGAGGTCGACGCCTTCCTGGATCTCGTCGAGCAGGAACTCTCGCGTCTGATCGAGGAGAACGCCGATCTGCGCCAGCGGGTCGCCGAACTCGACGCAGAACTGGCTGATGCCAAGAAGAATCGCGGCCCCGCGGTTCCGGCCAACGTGAAAGCGCCTGTGCAGCAGGCGCCGCCGCCGCCCGAGCCGATCAAGCCGCCGGTGCAGGTGGCCCCGCCCGCGCCGATGCCCGCGCCCGCCCCGCCGAAGGACGCGCCCGGTGCGGACGCGAACCTGCAGGCCGCCAAGGTGCTCAGCCTCGCGCAGGAAATGGCCGACCGGCTCACCAGTGACGCCAAGGTGGAGGCGGAGAACCTCCTGTCGAACGCGCGGGCAAACTCCGAGCGTCTCGTCGGTGACGCCCGGACCCGCTCCGAGGGCATGATCGCCGATGCCCGCCAGAAGGCCGACGCGATGCTGTCGGACGCGCAGTCGCGCTCGGACAACCAGCTGCGCCAGGCCAAGGAGAAGGCCGACGCCCTGCAGGCCGACGCCGAGCGCAAGCACACCGAGATCATGGCGACCATCACCCAGCAGCGCAGCGTGCTGGAGAGCCGGATCGAGCAGCTCAAGACGTTCGAGCGGGAGTACCGGGTGCGGCTGAAGTCCTACCTGGAATCGCAGCTCGAGGAGCTGGAGAACCGCGGTTCGGCGGTGCCGGTCGACGGTGGCGAGGCGTTCGCGGACG
This genomic stretch from Nocardia brasiliensis ATCC 700358 harbors:
- a CDS encoding DivIVA domain-containing protein, which translates into the protein MPLTPADVHNVAFSKPPIGKRGYNEDEVDAFLDLVEQELSRLIEENADLRQRVAELDAELADAKKNRGPAVPANVKAPVQQAPPPPEPIKPPVQVAPPAPMPAPAPPKDAPGADANLQAAKVLSLAQEMADRLTSDAKVEAENLLSNARANSERLVGDARTRSEGMIADARQKADAMLSDAQSRSDNQLRQAKEKADALQADAERKHTEIMATITQQRSVLESRIEQLKTFEREYRVRLKSYLESQLEELENRGSAVPVDGGEAFADANTANNLQPATFAKGGK